AAGGCTATCGTTGAAAAGCTGAAATCATTAATCCCAAGACAGCAATTCGAAGTGCCGGTTCAGGCGGCAATCGGTCAGAAAATCGTGGCGCGTTCCACGATCAAATCGATGGGTAAAAACGTTTTGGCTAAATGTTACGGCGGGGATATTTCCCGTAAGCGTAAACTTCTTGAGAAGCAAAAAGAAGGTAAAAAGAAGATGAAACAAGTCGGCTCGGTGGAAGTTCCGCAAGAGGCGTTCATGGCTGTTTTGAAGATGGACGAAGATTAATTGGACTCAGCAAAAAGAGGGCAAACCGCCCTCTTTTTGCCGTTTACATATTTAGAAAAAGGATGTGACAGCATGCGGGGAGTGTATATTCATATACCGTTTTGCCAGCAAATCTGTTATTACTGTGATTTTAATAAAGTATTCCTGAAAAATCAGCCGGTCGATCAATATATAGAATCCATCGGAAAAGAGTTTCATTATATGAAAGAAGCCGGCTATTCGTTTGATCAAGTGGAAACGGTGTTTTTAGGCGGAGGCACTCCAACGGCACTCAATGTCGCGCAGCTTGACCGTTTACTGACGATCGTTTCACAATATATTGATGTGACAGCGCTGAAGGAGTTTACGACAGAAGCAAATCCTGATGATCTGTCGGAAGATCAGCTGGTCGTATTAAAAGAGAAAGGCGTGAACCGTCTATCCATCGGTGTCCAGACTTTTAACGAACGTTTGCTGAAGCAAATAGGCCGGACTCATTCCAATGAAGATGTGGAACGCGTCATTGCTGCCGCGCGTAAGATCGGTTTCGATAACATCAGCATTGATCTCATGTACGGACTGCCGACGCAAACGGCGGAAGAATGGGAAGAGACGCTTGACCGCGCATTATCACTTGATTTGCCGCATTACTCTGCGTACTCATTGATTGTGGAGCCGAAAACGGTATTCTACAACCGGATGGTCAAAGGCAAGCTGCCGCTGCCAGGGGAAGATATAGAGGCAGAAATGTTTGCTATGGTGATGGACCGCATGAATAAAAAGGGCCTGAATCAGTATGAAATCAGTAATTTTGCTAAATCCGGCTATCCTTCGTTTCATAACCTGATTTATTGGGAAAACTCTCACTATGCGGGAATCGGGGCAGGCGCACATGGTTATCTTGGGAAAGAGCGCTATGCGAACGTTGGCCCGCTGACACACTATATTGATTTGCTGGAAGATGGAAAACTGCCTCGTAAAGAAGTGCATGAAGTGACACAGTCCGAATCCATGGAAGAAGAAATGTTTCTGGGTCTGCGGATTATTGAAGGGGTATCCATGAAAGAATTTGAGGAAAAGTTCAAACGGCCAATCCGCGAAGTATTCGGAAAGCCAATAGAAGAACTGCAGCGTCAAGGGCTTCTGCAAATCACAGGAGATCATCTTCAGCTGACGAGAAAAGGTGTTTTTCAAGGAAATACAGCATTTCAGGAATTTTTACTCGATAAGTGAGTTTGATTCGTTGACATGCAAAATAGAATTTGATAAATTATGAGTAGTATTAGCACTCGGTGTTAATGAGTGCTAACAGGAGTGATGATCATGTTGACAAACAGACAATTGCTCATACTACAATTGACAGTGAAAGATTTCATCGAGTCTGCTCAGCCTGTGGGTTCCAGACAGCTGTCAAAGAAGCCGGAAGCGCCATTTAGTTCGGCAACCATCCGGAATGATATGGCGGATCTGGAGGACATGGGTTATTTAGAAAAGACTCACACATCATCTGGAAGAGTGCCTTCTGAAAAAGGCTACCGGTTTTTTGTAGATCATTTACTGCAGCCGCAAGCGCTGGGTCTGGAAGACAGCTTGCAGCTGCGGACGGTATTTCAGGAGAAAGTAGGAGAGTCCGAAGAGTTAATTCGTAAATCTGCGACCATTCTGTCGGAGCTGACGAATTATACGTCTATATTACTTGGGCCTGATACTTCAGCACATGCCGTCAAGAAATTTTCAATTGTACCTTTGGATCAGCAACGGGCAGTCGCGATTATCGTCACAGATAATGGTCATGTGGAAAATCGTATTTTCGATATACCGCAGGGACTGACTGCTTCAGAAATTGAGAAGACGGTAAATATTTTAAATGAACGCCTAATCGGCACATCGCTTGTGCAGCTGCAGCAAAAATTGCAGCTCGAAGCGAAGCATGTATTTGAACAGCATATTCACCAGGCGGAACAACTATTCAGCTCATTGCAGCAAGCGATTGCTGTGGAGCCTGAAGAACGGTTGTATTTCGGCGGGAAATTGAATATGTGGAAACAACCGGAATTTCACGACTTCCAAAAGATGCAGTCGTTTTTTGAACTGATCGAGAAGGGCAATCCTGCAATGGCTCTTTTCCAAAAGAATGGACAAGGAATTCAAGTTCGCATCGGTTCTGAAAACAATGTGCTGGATATGGAAGATTATAGCGTGATCACTTCCACATACTCGGCAGGGGAGAATATGGAAGGTTCCATTGCAATTATCGGTCCGAAACGGATGGATTACGGAAGAGTCATTACGCTGCTTGATATTTTAAGCAGTGATTTATCTTCTGCACTTCACCGGCTGAACATCGGACAAGACGGGAACAGGGGGCAAGACAGGTGACGGAAAAACAAGAATTTAACGGGCAGCAAGATGAAAATCTTTCCGTGGATGAGCAGGAGCTCAACGAAGCGGCTGATCAGCCTGAAGCTGAAGAAGTCGTTGAAGAGCTCACAAAAGAGCAGGAACTTGAGAACAAAATAGATGAATTAACGAAAGCACTTGAAGAAGAAGAGAGTAAGCGGCTGCGTGTTTTGGCAGATATGGAAAACATGAAAAGACGGGCTTCACTCGACTATCAGACGCTGCAGACTTATCGTGCACAAAACGTAATGGTAAATATTTTGCCTGTACTCGATAACTTTGAGCGCGCTCTTTCAGTAGAAGCAAAAGAAGAGGAAACCAAATCCCTCCTCACAGGAATGGAGATGGTCTACCGCTCACTTGTGGAAGCACTGAAATCAGAAGGCTTAGAAGAAATTGAGGCGCTGGATAAAGAGTTTGATCCGAACTTCCACCAGGCAGTCATGACTGGCAGTGAAGATGACAAAGAGTCCGGAATTATCCTGGACGAAATGCAAAAAGGATATAAGCTTAAAGAACGCGTGCTCAGACCATCCATGGTAAAAGTAAACGAATAAAAATTCTAATGCATTGACACTATAGGAGGAAAATCACACATGAGTAAAATTATCGGTATTGACTTAGGAACAACAAACTCAGTAGTAGCTGTATACGAAGGCGGAGAAGCAAAAGTAATTCCAAACCCGGAAGGCAACAGAACATCACCATCCGTTGTAGCTTTTAAAAACGGTGAAAGACAAGTTGGGGAAGTAGCGAAGCGTCAGTCCATCACGAACCCGAACACTATCATGTCTGTGAAAAGACATATGGGAACTGATTTCAAAGTGGAAGTTGACGGTAAAGAATATTCTCCGCAGGAAGTTTCTGCAATGATTCTTCAGTACATGAAAGGTTATGCGGAAGAATACTTGGGCGAAAAAGTAACGAAAGCGGTTATTACCGTTCCAGCATACTTTAACGATGCACAGCGTCAGGCAACAAAAGACGCAGGTACAATTGCAGGACTAGAAGTAGAGCGTATCATCAACGAGCCGACAGCTGCTGCACTTGCTTACGGTCTTGACAAAACAGACGAAGATCAGACAATCCTTGTATATGACTTAGGTGGCGGTACGTTTGACGTATCCATCCTTGAACTGGGTGACGGAGTATTCCAAGTGCGTTCTACAGC
The Sporosarcina sp. P33 genome window above contains:
- the hemW gene encoding radical SAM family heme chaperone HemW, whose amino-acid sequence is MRGVYIHIPFCQQICYYCDFNKVFLKNQPVDQYIESIGKEFHYMKEAGYSFDQVETVFLGGGTPTALNVAQLDRLLTIVSQYIDVTALKEFTTEANPDDLSEDQLVVLKEKGVNRLSIGVQTFNERLLKQIGRTHSNEDVERVIAAARKIGFDNISIDLMYGLPTQTAEEWEETLDRALSLDLPHYSAYSLIVEPKTVFYNRMVKGKLPLPGEDIEAEMFAMVMDRMNKKGLNQYEISNFAKSGYPSFHNLIYWENSHYAGIGAGAHGYLGKERYANVGPLTHYIDLLEDGKLPRKEVHEVTQSESMEEEMFLGLRIIEGVSMKEFEEKFKRPIREVFGKPIEELQRQGLLQITGDHLQLTRKGVFQGNTAFQEFLLDK
- the hrcA gene encoding heat-inducible transcriptional repressor HrcA, which produces MLTNRQLLILQLTVKDFIESAQPVGSRQLSKKPEAPFSSATIRNDMADLEDMGYLEKTHTSSGRVPSEKGYRFFVDHLLQPQALGLEDSLQLRTVFQEKVGESEELIRKSATILSELTNYTSILLGPDTSAHAVKKFSIVPLDQQRAVAIIVTDNGHVENRIFDIPQGLTASEIEKTVNILNERLIGTSLVQLQQKLQLEAKHVFEQHIHQAEQLFSSLQQAIAVEPEERLYFGGKLNMWKQPEFHDFQKMQSFFELIEKGNPAMALFQKNGQGIQVRIGSENNVLDMEDYSVITSTYSAGENMEGSIAIIGPKRMDYGRVITLLDILSSDLSSALHRLNIGQDGNRGQDR
- the grpE gene encoding nucleotide exchange factor GrpE; amino-acid sequence: MTEKQEFNGQQDENLSVDEQELNEAADQPEAEEVVEELTKEQELENKIDELTKALEEEESKRLRVLADMENMKRRASLDYQTLQTYRAQNVMVNILPVLDNFERALSVEAKEEETKSLLTGMEMVYRSLVEALKSEGLEEIEALDKEFDPNFHQAVMTGSEDDKESGIILDEMQKGYKLKERVLRPSMVKVNE